In Primulina eburnea isolate SZY01 chromosome 5, ASM2296580v1, whole genome shotgun sequence, a single window of DNA contains:
- the LOC140832573 gene encoding uncharacterized protein isoform X1, whose protein sequence is MDLPPRFRRHPRYGNAPHPPRFVYHHLTPLPPPPPPLLSPPRILLPPLLPQRHDGQLPFPLHFSSPPYIPIPERSYFQELDPLRKPYLDRYHAPLIPPPGQDNLPFRIIHDYPLRDSIIEDQIFLRGGCNNSSYDLPRTWDRELPCGSTEGNSMISELGHRDRYSSSRVSGIEARDMWWKDANADARRWDNGSRELFFGREDDVRRWDCGINGGRELCFDRNIDARRLERVISGGRELSFDGDNDRIRLDYGFSDGISLQLENRQQEFLESNLGLHRCSGRFGSGGGKRQFHRPRKMNRVQKKSALHRIQLGKARRNYIRGKKNLNNLSSSSLRGRDKKNFEFSETITKDNRGTEQSPVDLTISFKSNSLVAKAILAPSSPVSKEGICLSTRNQKIRKINNMADAGSANSSEVVTEQMPGFQSGILSPRIELPENFGVSGNGNLTAYKPNLSEVVTAQMPGFQSGVLCPQIELLEKFNVSANGASKDMHSHGLNNFTSGRRLGRKPKKKKSRMKILHEARLQLSEDSGKIVDFESSTFSTSDASKLSIASDKVDVGSDTIRPSFSDQKMKNTSLNILYASLQLSDDVSTECPAKDADCANQLGTNEITVHADGSYLANENISVELHVGKWGSTLDLEKSSLDSKDLLTSLGAGRVDGINEQPFQDGLVLFESAFDELPFKCASSVEVEDIAGLSRHRESNIPKVQKDKHLSAHHKYFASECENSSCKEVENVDYDKRSADINSKEFFLEPVAIPEIEGYCSSNPRDAKIPVAAAVADCSSVSLGTATRSNFLSADHKGTVAETGISLVKTVTQSCKDGANFSNKSGCIEGTFESKIKRKRKRKGKARGTQLGISDSNATEPIDKESFVDDELANLLATDISSVKEAVFPGAAENSEVKFSLKEGTSVDEDSRPDAVDFSGDGPFLGNTKKRKVVSPRLSFSSYLVDDSIGDCLASNDLKLDQVSLRLAEQDADQSEETLPAMHLVSTDGRENFFIPEMDDTLAYGDNNVHLKDDLSFIGNTLSMCTNGSDYRTTQSGDELVASGFDTPPCISSPEDLLSHTDFHSESEMIFEGFQSSNIKPVSIHSSTFSLRKPIENATSGHLQTIAKVPPSLPQKTDKVPSSKNKLNSLVPNIFAGHAAFHTSRKFPSTHFTKSRTWHRTDQLSINVARPTIRPCPLPQKHAPKTPRISQSSYVRKGNSLVRKPSSSGVAAAHTSSSSVCPTRPCMDYVKKNQVKVNTPCIPRIGQVNACESSRSLLTNHTGRSLRSASCHSAESLPVTNSLGSGGPAKTLDTLKETVKPFEIPECQTSSGNNSDSLSTLVKESLGKKISYVKRRSNQLIATSDSKDLSTPGLDKSQASLSDGYYKNSKNQLIRVSSESHTRKGDSMEALNSHSLGSQTILPSSFGKRQSSKGFSKTYKLSKLPLVWNLNGAQLPNKSSNSLGPRKVWPYLFPWRRATYRRRSLPTISQKLLLSSKRGAIYTRSTHGYSLRISKVLSVCGRSLKWSKSIERSSKKANEEATRAVAAAEKRKKEEKGAISVLSKRRNHVFRKSVVNVKLCPGERIFRIGSERYKMDPSRRSLHRITEEEEPSPSDVLQSENNFKKSYVPRRLLIGNDEYVRIGTGNQLVRDPKKRTRVLASEKVRWSLRTARLRLARKRKYCQFFTRFGKCNKSDGKCPYIHDFSKIAVCTKFLNGSCTDSDCKLTHKVIPERMPDCSYFLKGSCFNENCPYRHVNLNFESSICKRFLRGYCADGNECRKKHTYVCPAFESTGTCPRSSMCKLHHPKKKTEKKPESEQKIVRGRYFDGGLIDAAECSMATGEKPPAEGEDDIVCEEGKYPDYISLDISNDDPGDEYLMTTCNMH, encoded by the exons ATGGATCTACCGCCGCGCTTCCGCCGTCATCCCAGGTACGGTAACGCTCCCCACCCGCCTCGTTTCGTTTATCACCATCTTACGCCGCTGCccccgccgccgccgccgctccTTTCGCCACCGCGTATTCTTCTCCCGCCGCTGCTTCCACAGCGTCACGATGGGCAACTCCCGTTCCCCTTACACTTCTCCTCTCCCCCATATATACCTATTCCGGAAAGATCCTATTTCCAGGAATTGGATCCGCTGAGAAAACCTTATCTTGATCGCTACCACGCTCCTCTGATACCACCTCCAGGTCAAGACAACTTACCTTTTCGAATCATTCATGATTATCCGCTGCGAGACTCAATCATAGAAGATCAGATTTTTCTTCGGGGGGGTTGTAATAATAGTTCCTATGATTTGCCCCGAACTTGGGACCGAGAATTGCCCTGTGGTTCGACGGAAGGTAATTCTATGATTTCTGAGTTGGGGCACCGCGATAGATACAGTAGTTCTAGGGTTTCTGGCATAGAAGCTCGTGACATGTGGTGGAAGGATGCGAACGCTGATGCCAGGAGGTGGGACAATGGGAGTCGTGAGTTGTTCTTTGGTAGAGAAGATGATGTTAGGAGATGGGACTGTGGTATCAATGGGGGTCGTGAGCTGTGCTTTGACAGGAACATTGATGCTAGGAGATTGGAACGTGTTATCAGTGGAGGTCGTGAGTTGTCCTTTGACGGGGATAATGATAGGATCAGGTTGGATTATGGTTTTAGTGATGGGATTTCTTTGCAACTAGAAAATAGACAGCAAGAATTTTTGGAGAGTAATTTGGGTTTGCATAGATGTAGTGGTAGGTTTGGGAGTGGGGGTGGTAAGAGACAGTTTCATAGGCCTAGGAAGATGAATAGAGTGCAAAAAAAGAGTGCTTTGCATAGGATTCAGTTAGGAAAAGCACGCAGAAATTACATTAGAGGTAAGAAAAATTTGAATAATTTGAGTAGCAGTAGTTTGAGAGGGAGAgataaaaagaactttgagttCTCGGAAACAATAACAAAGGATAATCGAGGGACTGAGCAGAGTCCTGTGGATCTTACGATCTCATTTAAGTCAAATTCTCTTGTGGCAAAGGCTATTTTAGCGCCATCAAGTCCAGTTTCTAAGGAGGGTATATGTTTGTCAACAAGGAATCAGAAGAttagaaaaattaataatatggcTGATGCAGGATCAGCCAACTCCAGTGAGGTTGTAACAGAACAAATGCCAGGATTCCAATCTGGTATTCTTTCTCCCCGAATAGAGCTGCCTGAAAACTTCGGTGTTTCTGGAAATGGAAACTTGACTGCGTATAAGCCTAACTTAAGCGAGGTTGTAACGGCACAAATGCCAGGATTCCAATCTGGTGTGCTTTGTCCTCAAATAGAGCTGCTTGAAAAGTTTAATGTTTCTGCAAATGGAGCTTCGAAAGACATGCATTCACATGGTTTAAATAATTTTACATCTGGCAGAAGACTTGGACGCAaaccaaagaaaaaaaaaagcagAATGAAGATTTTGCATGAGGCCAGGTTGCAGTTGTCTGAGGACAGTGGTaaaattgttgattttgaaagttCCACTTTTAGTACATCTGATGCATCAAAGCTAAGTATAGCTTCAGATAAAGTAGACGTTGGCAGTGATACAATTAGGCCCTCCTTTTCGGATCAAAAGATGAAAAACACCAGTTTAAACATTTTATATGCTTCTCTGCAATTGTCTGATGATGTGAGTACTGAGTGCCCTGCCAAAGATGCTGATTGTGCAAACCAATTGGGAACCAATGAGATCACAGTTCATGCAGATGGATCATACTTAGCTAATGAAAACATTAGTGTTGAGTTACATGTAGGAAAATGGGGTTCTACATTGGATCTGGAGAAGAGCTCGCTTGATTCTAAAGATCTATTGACTAGTTTGGGTGCTGGCAGGGTGGATGGTATTAATGAGCAGCCTTTTCAGGATGGACTGGTGTTGTTTGAAAGTGCTTTTGACGAATTACCTTTCAAATGTGCATCTTCAGTTGAAGTTGAAGATATTGCTGGCTTGTCAAGGCATCGTGAAAGTAATATCCCCAAGGTTCAGAAAGACAAACACCTTTCTGCACATCACAAATATTTTGCTTCAGAGTGTGAAAACTCATCGTGTAAGGAGGTAGAGAATGTCGATTACGATAAGAGGTCTGCAGATATAAATTCAAAGGAATTCTTCCTGGAACCGGTAGCTATACCTGAAATTGAAGGTTATTGTTCATCAAACCCAAGGGATGCAAAAATTCCAGTGGCTGCTGCTGTTGCTGATTGTTCAAGCGTGAGTTTGGGCACTGCGACCAGGTCTAATTTTCTTTCAGCGGATCATAAAGGTACTGTAGCTGAAACTGGTATTTCTTTAGTAAAAACTGTTACCCAATCATGCAAAGATGGGGCCAATTTTTCCAATAAAAGTGGCTGTATCGAAGGAACTTTTGAGTCCAAGATTAAGAGGAAGAGGAAGAGGAAGGGGAAGGCTAGAGGTACTCAATTGGGTATATCTGATTCAAATGCTACCGAGCCCATTGATAAGGAGAGCTTTGTAGATGATGAACTTGCTAATCTTTTGGCAACTGATAtttcatctgtcaaagaagctGTTTTTCCTGGTGCTGCAGAAAATTCTGAGGTGAAATTCAGTTTAAAAGAAGGGACCTCTGTAGATGAAGATTCCCGCCCAGATGCTGTTGACTTTTCTGGAGATGGACCATTTCTTGGAAACACTAAGAAGAGGAAAGTTGTCAGCCCAAGATTGAGTTTTTCATCTTATTTGGTTGATGATTCCATTGGAGATTGCCTTGCTAGCAATGACTTGAAACTTGATCAGGTGTCTCTCAGACTAGCCGAACAGGATGCTGATCAAAGTGAAGAAACTCTTCCAGCCATGCACCTGGTAAGCACAGATGGTAGGGAAAACTTTTTTATTCCAGAGATGGATGACACCCTGGCTTATGGTGACAACAATGTTCATCTGAAGGATGACCTGTCTTTCATTGGAAACACTTTGTCAATGTGTACTAATGGAAGTGATTATCGTACTACTCAATCTGGCGATGAACTGGTGGCATCCGGCTTTGATACTCCACCCTGCATCAGTTCTCCTGAAGATTTACTTTCTCATACAGACTTCCATTCAGAAAGTGAAATGATTTTTGAGGGATTTCAATCATCTAACATAAAGCCTGTGTCTATACATTCTTCAACCTTCTCTCTCAGGAAACCTATAGAGAATGCAACTTCTGGCCACTTACAAACTATTGCGAAGGTCCCACCATCATTACCTCAGAAAACAGATAAAGTGCCCTCAAGTAAAAACAAACTGAACTCTTTGGTCCCTAACATTTTTGCTGGTCATGCTGCTTTTCACACTTCAAGGAAATTCCCATCTACTCATTTTACAAAATCAAGGACATGGCATCGAACCGATCAATTGTCCATCAATGTTGCTAGACCAACAATAAGGCCTTGTCCTCTTCCTCAAAAACATGCACCAAAGACGCCGAGGATTTCTCAGAGTTCATATGTTCGTAAGGGTAATAGCCTAGTAAGAAAACCTTCATCATCAGGCGTTGCTGCAGCTCATACTTCAAGTTCCTCAGTTTGTCCAACAAGGCCTTGTATGGATTATGTTAAAAAAAACCAAGTCAAGGTTAATACTCCATGTATACCGAGAATAGGGCAGGTAAATGCTTGTGAAAGTTCTCGGTCACTGCTCACAAATCATACTGGAAGATCGTTGAGAAGTGCATCGTGCCACTCGGCAGAGTCTTTACCTGTGACAAATTCCCTTGGAAGCGGTGGTCCTGCAAAAACTTTAGATACTTTAAAAGAGACTGTGAAGCCTTTTGAAATTCCTGAATGCCAAACTAGTTCAGGTAATAATTCAGACAGCCTGAGTACCCTTGTTAAAGAGAGCCTGGGGAAGAAGATATCGTATGTCAAGCGAAGATCAAATCAGTTGATTGCAACTTCTGATTCTAAAGATTTATCTACACCAGGCCTAGATAAGTCTCAAGCATCATTATCTGATGGCTACTACAAGAATAGTAAAAATCAGCTTATAAGAGTATCTTCAGAAAGTCATACCAGAAAAGGAGATTCAATGGAAGCTTTAAACTCGCACAGCCTTGGGTCTCAAACAATTTTACCTTCAAGTTTTGGCAAGCGACAGTCAAGTAAAG GTTTTTCCAAAACGTACAAATTGTCCAAATTGCCATTGGTGTGGAATTTAAATGGTGCTCAATTGCCAAACAAAAGTAGCAATTCGTTAGGACCTCGCAAAGTGTGGCCATATTTGTTTCCATGGAGAAGAGCTACATACAGGAGACGTTCCTTGCCCACAATCAG CCAAAAATTGCTTCTATCAAGTAAAAGAGGAGCCATTTACACGAGATCAACTCATGGCTATTCTCTCAGGATTTCCAAGGTGTTGAGTGTTTGTGGCCGTAGTTTAAAGTGGTCAAAATCAATTGAGAGGAGTTCAAAGAAAGCTAATGAG GAAGCTACACGAGCAGTTGCGGCAGCTGAGAAGaggaaaaaagaagaaaagggTGCTATTTCCGTTCTTTCAAAGCGCAGAAATCATGTTTTTCGTAAGTCGGTTGTTAATGTAAAGCTGTGTCCAG GGGAACGGATATTTCGTATTGGTTCTGAGCGATACAAAATGGATCCGTCAAGGAGGAGTCTTCACAGGATTACAG AAGAGGAAGAACCATCACCTTCGGATGTTCTCCAATCTgagaataattttaaaaaatcttatGTTCCCAGGAGATTGCTTATTGGCAATGATGA ATATGTTCGAATTGGTACTGGTAACCAGCTGGTTAGAGATCCAAAGAAACGAACTCGTGTACTGGCGAGCGAGAAAGTTCGATGGAGTTTGCGTACTGCAAGATTGCGATTGGCTAGAAAGAGAAAATATTGTCAGTTTTTTACTAGATTTGGAAAATGCAACAAGAGTGATGGAAAATGCCCTTACATCCATGATTTCTCTAAAATAGCGGTCTGCACTAAATTTCTGAATGGTTCGTGCACCGACAGTGACTGCAAATTAACTCACAAG GTTATTCCTGAGAGAATGCCAGATTGTTCTTACTTTCTGAAAG GGTCATGCTTTAATGAAAATTGTCCCTATAGACACGTCAATCTGAATTTTGAATCCTCGATTTGTAAAAGATTTCTCAGGGGTTACTGCGCAGATGGGAATGAG TGCCGGAAGAAACACACCTATGTCTGTCCTGCTTTTGAATCTACTGGTACCTGTCCACGATCATCTATGTGCAAGCTCCACCATCCTAAAAAGAAGACAGAAAAGAAACCTGAGAGCGAGCAAAAGATCGTGAGAGGTCGATACTTTGATGGAGGGCTCATCGATGCTGCTGAATGCAGTATGGCTACTGGTGAGAAGCCTCCTGCAGAAGGTGAGGATGACATAGTTTGTGAAGAGGGAAAATACCCAGATTACATTAGCTTGGACATCAGTAATGATGACCCCGGAGATGAGTATCTTATGACAACTTGCAATATGCACTAG
- the LOC140832573 gene encoding uncharacterized protein isoform X2 — protein MDLPPRFRRHPRYGNAPHPPRFVYHHLTPLPPPPPPLLSPPRILLPPLLPQRHDGQLPFPLHFSSPPYIPIPERSYFQELDPLRKPYLDRYHAPLIPPPGQDNLPFRIIHDYPLRDSIIEDQIFLRGGCNNSSYDLPRTWDRELPCGSTEGNSMISELGHRDRYSSSRVSGIEARDMWWKDANADARRWDNGSRELFFGREDDVRRWDCGINGGRELCFDRNIDARRLERVISGGRELSFDGDNDRIRLDYGFSDGISLQLENRQQEFLESNLGLHRCSGRFGSGGGKRQFHRPRKMNRVQKKSALHRIQLGKARRNYIRGKKNLNNLSSSSLRGRDKKNFEFSETITKDNRGTEQSPVDLTISFKSNSLVAKAILAPSSPVSKEGICLSTRNQKIRKINNMADAGSANSSEVVTEQMPGFQSGILSPRIELPENFGVSGNGNLTAYKPNLSEVVTAQMPGFQSGVLCPQIELLEKFNVSANGASKDMHSHGLNNFTSGRRLGRKPKKKKSRMKILHEARLQLSEDSGKIVDFESSTFSTSDASKLSIASDKVDVGSDTIRPSFSDQKMKNTSLNILYASLQLSDDVSTECPAKDADCANQLGTNEITVHADGSYLANENISVELHVGKWGSTLDLEKSSLDSKDLLTSLGAGRVDGINEQPFQDGLVLFESAFDELPFKCASSVEVEDIAGLSRHRESNIPKVQKDKHLSAHHKYFASECENSSCKEVENVDYDKRSADINSKEFFLEPVAIPEIEGYCSSNPRDAKIPVAAAVADCSSVSLGTATRSNFLSADHKGTVAETGISLVKTVTQSCKDGANFSNKSGCIEGTFESKIKRKRKRKGKARGTQLGISDSNATEPIDKESFVDDELANLLATDISSVKEAVFPGAAENSEVKFSLKEGTSVDEDSRPDAVDFSGDGPFLGNTKKRKVVSPRLSFSSYLVDDSIGDCLASNDLKLDQVSLRLAEQDADQSEETLPAMHLVSTDGRENFFIPEMDDTLAYGDNNVHLKDDLSFIGNTLSMCTNGSDYRTTQSGDELVASGFDTPPCISSPEDLLSHTDFHSESEMIFEGFQSSNIKPVSIHSSTFSLRKPIENATSGHLQTIAKVPPSLPQKTDKVPSSKNKLNSLVPNIFAGHAAFHTSRKFPSTHFTKSRTWHRTDQLSINVARPTIRPCPLPQKHAPKTPRISQSSYVRKGNSLVRKPSSSGVAAAHTSSSSVCPTRPCMDYVKKNQVKVNTPCIPRIGQVNACESSRSLLTNHTGRSLRSASCHSAESLPVTNSLGSGGPAKTLDTLKETVKPFEIPECQTSSGNNSDSLSTLVKESLGKKISYVKRRSNQLIATSDSKDLSTPGLDKSQASLSDGYYKNSKNQLIRVSSESHTRKGDSMEALNSHSLGSQTILPSSFGKRQSSKGFSKTYKLSKLPLVWNLNGAQLPNKSSNSLGPRKVWPYLFPWRRATYRRRSLPTISQKLLLSSKRGAIYTRSTHGYSLRISKVLSVCGRSLKWSKSIERSSKKANEEATRAVAAAEKRKKEEKGAISVLSKRRNHVFRERIFRIGSERYKMDPSRRSLHRITEEEEPSPSDVLQSENNFKKSYVPRRLLIGNDEYVRIGTGNQLVRDPKKRTRVLASEKVRWSLRTARLRLARKRKYCQFFTRFGKCNKSDGKCPYIHDFSKIAVCTKFLNGSCTDSDCKLTHKVIPERMPDCSYFLKGSCFNENCPYRHVNLNFESSICKRFLRGYCADGNECRKKHTYVCPAFESTGTCPRSSMCKLHHPKKKTEKKPESEQKIVRGRYFDGGLIDAAECSMATGEKPPAEGEDDIVCEEGKYPDYISLDISNDDPGDEYLMTTCNMH, from the exons ATGGATCTACCGCCGCGCTTCCGCCGTCATCCCAGGTACGGTAACGCTCCCCACCCGCCTCGTTTCGTTTATCACCATCTTACGCCGCTGCccccgccgccgccgccgctccTTTCGCCACCGCGTATTCTTCTCCCGCCGCTGCTTCCACAGCGTCACGATGGGCAACTCCCGTTCCCCTTACACTTCTCCTCTCCCCCATATATACCTATTCCGGAAAGATCCTATTTCCAGGAATTGGATCCGCTGAGAAAACCTTATCTTGATCGCTACCACGCTCCTCTGATACCACCTCCAGGTCAAGACAACTTACCTTTTCGAATCATTCATGATTATCCGCTGCGAGACTCAATCATAGAAGATCAGATTTTTCTTCGGGGGGGTTGTAATAATAGTTCCTATGATTTGCCCCGAACTTGGGACCGAGAATTGCCCTGTGGTTCGACGGAAGGTAATTCTATGATTTCTGAGTTGGGGCACCGCGATAGATACAGTAGTTCTAGGGTTTCTGGCATAGAAGCTCGTGACATGTGGTGGAAGGATGCGAACGCTGATGCCAGGAGGTGGGACAATGGGAGTCGTGAGTTGTTCTTTGGTAGAGAAGATGATGTTAGGAGATGGGACTGTGGTATCAATGGGGGTCGTGAGCTGTGCTTTGACAGGAACATTGATGCTAGGAGATTGGAACGTGTTATCAGTGGAGGTCGTGAGTTGTCCTTTGACGGGGATAATGATAGGATCAGGTTGGATTATGGTTTTAGTGATGGGATTTCTTTGCAACTAGAAAATAGACAGCAAGAATTTTTGGAGAGTAATTTGGGTTTGCATAGATGTAGTGGTAGGTTTGGGAGTGGGGGTGGTAAGAGACAGTTTCATAGGCCTAGGAAGATGAATAGAGTGCAAAAAAAGAGTGCTTTGCATAGGATTCAGTTAGGAAAAGCACGCAGAAATTACATTAGAGGTAAGAAAAATTTGAATAATTTGAGTAGCAGTAGTTTGAGAGGGAGAgataaaaagaactttgagttCTCGGAAACAATAACAAAGGATAATCGAGGGACTGAGCAGAGTCCTGTGGATCTTACGATCTCATTTAAGTCAAATTCTCTTGTGGCAAAGGCTATTTTAGCGCCATCAAGTCCAGTTTCTAAGGAGGGTATATGTTTGTCAACAAGGAATCAGAAGAttagaaaaattaataatatggcTGATGCAGGATCAGCCAACTCCAGTGAGGTTGTAACAGAACAAATGCCAGGATTCCAATCTGGTATTCTTTCTCCCCGAATAGAGCTGCCTGAAAACTTCGGTGTTTCTGGAAATGGAAACTTGACTGCGTATAAGCCTAACTTAAGCGAGGTTGTAACGGCACAAATGCCAGGATTCCAATCTGGTGTGCTTTGTCCTCAAATAGAGCTGCTTGAAAAGTTTAATGTTTCTGCAAATGGAGCTTCGAAAGACATGCATTCACATGGTTTAAATAATTTTACATCTGGCAGAAGACTTGGACGCAaaccaaagaaaaaaaaaagcagAATGAAGATTTTGCATGAGGCCAGGTTGCAGTTGTCTGAGGACAGTGGTaaaattgttgattttgaaagttCCACTTTTAGTACATCTGATGCATCAAAGCTAAGTATAGCTTCAGATAAAGTAGACGTTGGCAGTGATACAATTAGGCCCTCCTTTTCGGATCAAAAGATGAAAAACACCAGTTTAAACATTTTATATGCTTCTCTGCAATTGTCTGATGATGTGAGTACTGAGTGCCCTGCCAAAGATGCTGATTGTGCAAACCAATTGGGAACCAATGAGATCACAGTTCATGCAGATGGATCATACTTAGCTAATGAAAACATTAGTGTTGAGTTACATGTAGGAAAATGGGGTTCTACATTGGATCTGGAGAAGAGCTCGCTTGATTCTAAAGATCTATTGACTAGTTTGGGTGCTGGCAGGGTGGATGGTATTAATGAGCAGCCTTTTCAGGATGGACTGGTGTTGTTTGAAAGTGCTTTTGACGAATTACCTTTCAAATGTGCATCTTCAGTTGAAGTTGAAGATATTGCTGGCTTGTCAAGGCATCGTGAAAGTAATATCCCCAAGGTTCAGAAAGACAAACACCTTTCTGCACATCACAAATATTTTGCTTCAGAGTGTGAAAACTCATCGTGTAAGGAGGTAGAGAATGTCGATTACGATAAGAGGTCTGCAGATATAAATTCAAAGGAATTCTTCCTGGAACCGGTAGCTATACCTGAAATTGAAGGTTATTGTTCATCAAACCCAAGGGATGCAAAAATTCCAGTGGCTGCTGCTGTTGCTGATTGTTCAAGCGTGAGTTTGGGCACTGCGACCAGGTCTAATTTTCTTTCAGCGGATCATAAAGGTACTGTAGCTGAAACTGGTATTTCTTTAGTAAAAACTGTTACCCAATCATGCAAAGATGGGGCCAATTTTTCCAATAAAAGTGGCTGTATCGAAGGAACTTTTGAGTCCAAGATTAAGAGGAAGAGGAAGAGGAAGGGGAAGGCTAGAGGTACTCAATTGGGTATATCTGATTCAAATGCTACCGAGCCCATTGATAAGGAGAGCTTTGTAGATGATGAACTTGCTAATCTTTTGGCAACTGATAtttcatctgtcaaagaagctGTTTTTCCTGGTGCTGCAGAAAATTCTGAGGTGAAATTCAGTTTAAAAGAAGGGACCTCTGTAGATGAAGATTCCCGCCCAGATGCTGTTGACTTTTCTGGAGATGGACCATTTCTTGGAAACACTAAGAAGAGGAAAGTTGTCAGCCCAAGATTGAGTTTTTCATCTTATTTGGTTGATGATTCCATTGGAGATTGCCTTGCTAGCAATGACTTGAAACTTGATCAGGTGTCTCTCAGACTAGCCGAACAGGATGCTGATCAAAGTGAAGAAACTCTTCCAGCCATGCACCTGGTAAGCACAGATGGTAGGGAAAACTTTTTTATTCCAGAGATGGATGACACCCTGGCTTATGGTGACAACAATGTTCATCTGAAGGATGACCTGTCTTTCATTGGAAACACTTTGTCAATGTGTACTAATGGAAGTGATTATCGTACTACTCAATCTGGCGATGAACTGGTGGCATCCGGCTTTGATACTCCACCCTGCATCAGTTCTCCTGAAGATTTACTTTCTCATACAGACTTCCATTCAGAAAGTGAAATGATTTTTGAGGGATTTCAATCATCTAACATAAAGCCTGTGTCTATACATTCTTCAACCTTCTCTCTCAGGAAACCTATAGAGAATGCAACTTCTGGCCACTTACAAACTATTGCGAAGGTCCCACCATCATTACCTCAGAAAACAGATAAAGTGCCCTCAAGTAAAAACAAACTGAACTCTTTGGTCCCTAACATTTTTGCTGGTCATGCTGCTTTTCACACTTCAAGGAAATTCCCATCTACTCATTTTACAAAATCAAGGACATGGCATCGAACCGATCAATTGTCCATCAATGTTGCTAGACCAACAATAAGGCCTTGTCCTCTTCCTCAAAAACATGCACCAAAGACGCCGAGGATTTCTCAGAGTTCATATGTTCGTAAGGGTAATAGCCTAGTAAGAAAACCTTCATCATCAGGCGTTGCTGCAGCTCATACTTCAAGTTCCTCAGTTTGTCCAACAAGGCCTTGTATGGATTATGTTAAAAAAAACCAAGTCAAGGTTAATACTCCATGTATACCGAGAATAGGGCAGGTAAATGCTTGTGAAAGTTCTCGGTCACTGCTCACAAATCATACTGGAAGATCGTTGAGAAGTGCATCGTGCCACTCGGCAGAGTCTTTACCTGTGACAAATTCCCTTGGAAGCGGTGGTCCTGCAAAAACTTTAGATACTTTAAAAGAGACTGTGAAGCCTTTTGAAATTCCTGAATGCCAAACTAGTTCAGGTAATAATTCAGACAGCCTGAGTACCCTTGTTAAAGAGAGCCTGGGGAAGAAGATATCGTATGTCAAGCGAAGATCAAATCAGTTGATTGCAACTTCTGATTCTAAAGATTTATCTACACCAGGCCTAGATAAGTCTCAAGCATCATTATCTGATGGCTACTACAAGAATAGTAAAAATCAGCTTATAAGAGTATCTTCAGAAAGTCATACCAGAAAAGGAGATTCAATGGAAGCTTTAAACTCGCACAGCCTTGGGTCTCAAACAATTTTACCTTCAAGTTTTGGCAAGCGACAGTCAAGTAAAG GTTTTTCCAAAACGTACAAATTGTCCAAATTGCCATTGGTGTGGAATTTAAATGGTGCTCAATTGCCAAACAAAAGTAGCAATTCGTTAGGACCTCGCAAAGTGTGGCCATATTTGTTTCCATGGAGAAGAGCTACATACAGGAGACGTTCCTTGCCCACAATCAG CCAAAAATTGCTTCTATCAAGTAAAAGAGGAGCCATTTACACGAGATCAACTCATGGCTATTCTCTCAGGATTTCCAAGGTGTTGAGTGTTTGTGGCCGTAGTTTAAAGTGGTCAAAATCAATTGAGAGGAGTTCAAAGAAAGCTAATGAG GAAGCTACACGAGCAGTTGCGGCAGCTGAGAAGaggaaaaaagaagaaaagggTGCTATTTCCGTTCTTTCAAAGCGCAGAAATCATGTTTTTC GGGAACGGATATTTCGTATTGGTTCTGAGCGATACAAAATGGATCCGTCAAGGAGGAGTCTTCACAGGATTACAG AAGAGGAAGAACCATCACCTTCGGATGTTCTCCAATCTgagaataattttaaaaaatcttatGTTCCCAGGAGATTGCTTATTGGCAATGATGA ATATGTTCGAATTGGTACTGGTAACCAGCTGGTTAGAGATCCAAAGAAACGAACTCGTGTACTGGCGAGCGAGAAAGTTCGATGGAGTTTGCGTACTGCAAGATTGCGATTGGCTAGAAAGAGAAAATATTGTCAGTTTTTTACTAGATTTGGAAAATGCAACAAGAGTGATGGAAAATGCCCTTACATCCATGATTTCTCTAAAATAGCGGTCTGCACTAAATTTCTGAATGGTTCGTGCACCGACAGTGACTGCAAATTAACTCACAAG GTTATTCCTGAGAGAATGCCAGATTGTTCTTACTTTCTGAAAG GGTCATGCTTTAATGAAAATTGTCCCTATAGACACGTCAATCTGAATTTTGAATCCTCGATTTGTAAAAGATTTCTCAGGGGTTACTGCGCAGATGGGAATGAG TGCCGGAAGAAACACACCTATGTCTGTCCTGCTTTTGAATCTACTGGTACCTGTCCACGATCATCTATGTGCAAGCTCCACCATCCTAAAAAGAAGACAGAAAAGAAACCTGAGAGCGAGCAAAAGATCGTGAGAGGTCGATACTTTGATGGAGGGCTCATCGATGCTGCTGAATGCAGTATGGCTACTGGTGAGAAGCCTCCTGCAGAAGGTGAGGATGACATAGTTTGTGAAGAGGGAAAATACCCAGATTACATTAGCTTGGACATCAGTAATGATGACCCCGGAGATGAGTATCTTATGACAACTTGCAATATGCACTAG